From Anaerotignum faecicola, the proteins below share one genomic window:
- a CDS encoding homocysteine S-methyltransferase family protein, with product MVKDLFKKDFIFLDGAMGTMLQAGGLKLGERPEILSITERDTICSIHRQYIEAGSDIIYTNTFGANRHKLEGTGYSVSEIITAAVENGRKACEGTGAYVALDIGPIGELLEPLGPMEFDEAYSVFKEMVQAGERAGADLIVFETMTDLYELKAGVLAAKENTDLPVFATMTFEEGGRTFTGCTVESMAAVMEGLGVDALGINCSLGPDEIFPMADKLCRLTDIPVIVKANAGLPDPVDNSYDITAELFAEQMEKFAASGVRVIGGCCGTTPEYIRNLKSVFSKLKPGNIPAKRGSVLCSPSMVVNIDGVRVIGERINPTGKKRFQQALKECDMEYIAERGVEQAEAGAVILDVNVGMPGIDEKEMMIKAVKTLQSVLPLPLQIDSSDPAAIEAGLRYCSGKAIVNSVNGEDEVMERILPIVKKYGASVVGLCMDSNGIPKTARERVEIAERILNKALSFGIKKEDIFIDCLTLTVSAQQEQARETLNAVRRIKEELGLHCVLGVSNISFGLPNRELITCGFLMQAMENGLDLPIINPNQKAVMDTVAAFKVLNGEDIGSEQFIERFSQPVGETPEIKDAGTKPAMDIYYAVSKGLKEETAKITEEMLKTKSEMEIINGYLIPALDKVGERYEKQEIFLPQLINSANASCEAFEVLKKSILSKGSETVSKGKIILATVKGDIHDIGKNIVKVILENYGYQVIDLGRDVAAEKVVEAAVSENVRLIGLSALMTTTLKSMEETIAALRKSGHECKIVVGGAVLTAEYAKQIGADFYAKDAKQTVDAAKQVIG from the coding sequence GTGGTTAAGGATTTATTTAAAAAGGATTTTATATTTTTGGACGGCGCTATGGGCACAATGCTCCAGGCAGGAGGGCTGAAACTTGGGGAGAGGCCTGAAATACTTTCAATAACGGAAAGGGATACTATATGCAGTATCCACAGGCAATATATAGAAGCGGGAAGCGACATAATTTATACAAATACGTTCGGGGCCAACCGCCACAAGCTTGAAGGCACAGGATATAGCGTAAGCGAAATAATAACGGCGGCCGTTGAAAACGGCAGGAAGGCATGCGAGGGTACGGGCGCATATGTTGCGCTTGACATAGGGCCGATAGGCGAGCTTTTGGAGCCTTTGGGGCCTATGGAGTTTGATGAAGCGTACAGCGTATTTAAGGAAATGGTGCAGGCAGGAGAAAGGGCAGGCGCGGATCTTATTGTTTTTGAAACCATGACGGATCTATATGAGCTGAAGGCCGGAGTGCTTGCGGCGAAAGAAAATACGGACTTGCCTGTTTTTGCGACAATGACTTTTGAAGAAGGCGGCAGGACTTTTACAGGCTGCACGGTTGAATCAATGGCCGCCGTCATGGAAGGGCTGGGAGTCGACGCGCTCGGCATAAACTGCTCTTTAGGGCCCGATGAAATTTTTCCCATGGCCGACAAGCTGTGCAGGCTGACGGATATACCCGTTATCGTAAAAGCAAACGCCGGACTGCCGGACCCCGTTGACAATTCATATGATATAACGGCGGAACTTTTTGCCGAACAGATGGAAAAATTCGCCGCGTCGGGAGTAAGGGTTATAGGGGGATGCTGCGGTACGACGCCTGAGTATATAAGGAATTTGAAATCTGTTTTTTCAAAGCTGAAACCCGGCAATATTCCGGCTAAAAGAGGGAGCGTTTTATGCAGTCCGTCCATGGTTGTAAATATTGACGGTGTGAGGGTTATAGGCGAAAGGATAAACCCCACCGGGAAAAAAAGGTTCCAACAGGCATTGAAAGAATGTGATATGGAATATATTGCCGAACGCGGCGTCGAACAGGCTGAAGCGGGCGCCGTTATACTTGACGTTAATGTGGGCATGCCCGGAATAGACGAAAAGGAAATGATGATAAAAGCCGTTAAAACCCTACAAAGCGTTTTGCCGCTTCCTTTGCAGATAGATTCATCGGATCCGGCGGCTATTGAAGCGGGGCTCAGGTATTGCAGCGGGAAAGCCATTGTCAACAGCGTAAACGGAGAAGACGAAGTAATGGAGAGGATACTGCCTATTGTAAAGAAATACGGCGCAAGCGTTGTAGGGCTTTGCATGGATTCCAACGGTATCCCGAAAACGGCGCGGGAACGAGTTGAAATAGCGGAAAGAATTTTAAATAAAGCCTTGAGCTTCGGAATTAAAAAAGAAGATATTTTTATCGACTGCCTTACTCTTACGGTTTCGGCGCAGCAGGAGCAGGCAAGGGAAACCCTCAACGCCGTCAGGCGCATAAAGGAAGAGCTGGGGCTCCACTGTGTTCTGGGCGTTTCAAATATATCTTTCGGACTTCCGAACAGGGAGCTTATAACATGCGGTTTCCTGATGCAGGCTATGGAAAACGGCCTCGATCTCCCTATTATAAATCCAAACCAGAAGGCTGTTATGGATACTGTTGCGGCATTTAAGGTTTTAAACGGCGAGGATATAGGTTCCGAACAGTTTATAGAGCGGTTTTCACAGCCGGTAGGGGAAACGCCGGAAATAAAAGACGCGGGAACAAAGCCCGCAATGGATATATATTATGCCGTTTCAAAGGGGCTGAAAGAAGAAACCGCAAAGATAACGGAAGAAATGCTTAAAACCAAAAGCGAAATGGAGATTATAAACGGCTATTTAATACCGGCGCTTGACAAAGTGGGAGAAAGGTATGAAAAACAGGAAATTTTCCTTCCACAGCTCATTAACAGCGCAAACGCGTCGTGCGAGGCTTTTGAAGTGCTGAAAAAAAGCATATTGTCTAAAGGAAGCGAAACTGTTTCAAAGGGGAAAATTATATTAGCCACGGTAAAAGGCGATATCCATGACATAGGCAAAAATATAGTTAAGGTTATACTTGAAAATTACGGCTATCAAGTTATCGACTTGGGGCGCGACGTTGCCGCCGAAAAAGTTGTTGAAGCGGCCGTTTCGGAAAACGTAAGGCTCATAGGATTAAGCGCCCTTATGACGACAACGCTTAAAAGCATGGAAGAAACGATAGCGGCGTTAAGAAAAAGCGGGCACGAATGTAAAATAGTAGTCGGCGGAGCCGTATTAACCGCGGAGTACGCAAAGCAGATAGGAGCAGACTTTTACGCTAAAGATGCAAAGCAGACGGTCGATGCGGCAAAGCAGGTTATAGGATAG